A window of the Thalassospira indica genome harbors these coding sequences:
- a CDS encoding helicase-related protein: protein MQISTRTGPRILAILGPTNTGKTHLAMERMLAHTTGMIGFPLRLLARENYDRAVAKVGKGAVALITGEERILPKTARYFLCTVEAMPVAKQVDFLAIDEIQMCADPERGHVFTDRLLHARGRHETMFMGAETIRPVIRKLVDNVEFDRRERFSTLTYNGAKKIQRLPAQSAVVTFSAQEVYAVAELVRRQKGGAAVVLGALSPRTRNAQVEMFQNGEVEHLIATDAIGMGLNLDLNHVAFAAMSKFDGKFNRGLTAAETAQIAGRAGRHMNDGTFGVTGNLSGIDPDIIEQIEEHEFEPLAKVFWRNARLDFRTVDALQKSLRRRSDDPTLILAREPVDEIMLDHLARNEDVARIATAPDRVQLLWEICQIPDFRNIHTDAHPRLLTSIYRYLAKPGSKLPIDWLGEQILRLDRYDGDIDQLSSRLAGIRVWTYVSHKHHWLEDANHWQERTRAIEDKLSDVLHERLTQRFVDRRTSVLLKSLKDKSELMSTITANGEVQVEGEFVGRLDGFRFIADETDAAFEGKAIASAARRALTGEIAQRVKQLETDEDDKFAVNGQLQVLWNGSPVGVLKKGDTVLSPEVQVIDSEFFDGPTRERVRTRLQNFINSHIETRLKMLTRLRDCQLSGPIRGLLFQLNEGLGCVPRSELESLVKDLSDEDRKALAKLGVRLGVETVHVLDALKPDPVELRGILWAVARELDALPELPPAGRTSVPNDRANSKGFYLAAGYMPVGPLAARVDMLERFAALLRQKARENDGKVRPDPDLLSLLGCTVEQAEGVFTALGWRAEVTKVKKSELEAKEAEKKAEEAAKAAKPEAGKAEAETAEGSEAAATEAKADAPAEEPAAPAEAKAEPAEVAADASAEATSETPAVETDADGDELVEVKYFVRVDRRKRGGGQNRGGQRGPRQEARGGGKGGPKGKGGNRPNQGGKGGRGGKPGGGRNQAPEKANQINEDSPFAKLKEMLEAKG from the coding sequence ATGCAGATTTCAACCCGAACCGGTCCTCGTATCCTTGCCATACTGGGGCCGACCAACACCGGCAAGACCCATCTCGCCATGGAACGGATGTTGGCACATACGACCGGGATGATCGGGTTCCCGCTCAGACTTCTGGCGCGTGAAAACTATGACCGCGCGGTCGCCAAGGTCGGCAAGGGCGCGGTGGCATTGATCACCGGCGAAGAACGTATTCTTCCGAAAACAGCGCGTTATTTCCTGTGCACGGTCGAAGCCATGCCGGTCGCCAAGCAGGTTGATTTCCTGGCGATTGATGAAATCCAGATGTGTGCGGACCCGGAACGCGGTCATGTCTTCACCGACCGGCTGTTGCATGCGCGCGGACGCCATGAAACCATGTTCATGGGGGCGGAAACCATTCGTCCGGTGATCCGCAAGCTGGTCGATAATGTCGAATTCGATCGCCGGGAGCGGTTTTCGACTCTGACGTATAACGGGGCCAAGAAAATCCAGCGCCTGCCAGCCCAGTCGGCGGTGGTGACGTTTTCAGCCCAGGAAGTTTATGCCGTTGCCGAACTGGTGCGCCGTCAAAAGGGCGGGGCGGCGGTGGTGCTTGGCGCGCTGAGCCCGCGCACGCGTAATGCCCAGGTCGAGATGTTCCAGAATGGCGAGGTCGAGCATCTGATTGCCACCGATGCAATCGGCATGGGGTTAAACCTTGATCTCAACCACGTGGCCTTTGCCGCGATGAGCAAGTTTGACGGCAAGTTCAATCGTGGCCTGACCGCGGCTGAAACCGCCCAGATTGCCGGTCGTGCCGGACGTCACATGAATGATGGCACGTTCGGGGTGACGGGAAATCTTTCGGGGATTGATCCCGACATTATCGAACAGATCGAAGAACACGAGTTCGAGCCGCTTGCAAAAGTGTTCTGGCGCAACGCGCGACTTGATTTTCGCACCGTGGATGCGCTGCAGAAATCGCTGCGTCGGCGGTCGGATGACCCGACCCTTATTTTGGCGCGCGAACCGGTTGACGAGATCATGCTCGATCATCTGGCGCGCAACGAGGATGTCGCGCGCATCGCAACCGCCCCGGATCGGGTGCAATTATTGTGGGAAATCTGCCAGATTCCCGACTTCAGAAATATCCATACCGATGCCCATCCGAGGCTGCTAACATCTATCTATCGCTATCTTGCGAAACCCGGAAGCAAACTGCCCATTGACTGGTTGGGCGAACAAATCTTGCGTCTGGATCGTTATGATGGTGATATTGACCAGTTGTCATCACGTTTGGCAGGTATTCGCGTCTGGACATATGTATCGCATAAGCATCACTGGCTCGAAGATGCCAATCATTGGCAGGAACGCACGCGGGCCATTGAGGACAAGCTCTCAGATGTGCTACATGAACGCCTGACCCAAAGGTTCGTTGACAGACGGACCTCGGTTTTATTGAAAAGTCTCAAGGACAAGTCTGAACTCATGTCTACCATCACTGCGAATGGTGAAGTACAGGTCGAAGGTGAATTTGTCGGCCGTCTTGACGGATTCCGTTTCATTGCTGATGAAACCGATGCTGCTTTTGAAGGCAAGGCGATTGCCAGTGCCGCACGTCGCGCGTTGACCGGCGAAATCGCCCAACGTGTCAAACAACTTGAAACTGACGAAGACGACAAGTTCGCAGTAAACGGCCAGCTTCAGGTGCTGTGGAACGGTTCGCCGGTTGGTGTGCTGAAAAAAGGTGACACGGTTCTGTCGCCCGAAGTTCAGGTCATCGATAGCGAGTTCTTTGACGGTCCGACCCGCGAACGGGTACGCACCCGTCTGCAGAATTTCATCAATTCCCATATCGAAACGCGCCTTAAAATGCTGACCCGTCTGCGCGACTGTCAGCTGTCCGGGCCGATTCGCGGACTTTTGTTCCAGTTGAACGAAGGTCTGGGCTGTGTGCCGCGTTCGGAACTCGAAAGTCTGGTCAAGGACCTGTCGGACGAAGACCGCAAAGCACTCGCCAAGCTTGGCGTGCGTCTGGGTGTTGAAACCGTCCATGTGCTCGACGCGCTTAAACCGGATCCGGTTGAGCTGCGCGGCATTCTTTGGGCAGTTGCACGCGAACTTGATGCCCTTCCGGAACTGCCGCCGGCTGGCCGGACCTCGGTCCCCAACGACCGTGCGAATTCCAAGGGCTTCTATCTGGCTGCCGGTTACATGCCGGTTGGCCCGCTTGCCGCCCGTGTCGACATGCTTGAACGTTTTGCCGCCCTTCTGCGTCAGAAGGCACGTGAAAACGATGGCAAAGTTCGTCCGGATCCTGATCTGCTGTCGCTTTTGGGCTGCACGGTCGAACAGGCCGAAGGTGTGTTTACCGCACTTGGCTGGCGCGCCGAGGTAACCAAGGTCAAGAAATCCGAGCTTGAAGCCAAGGAAGCCGAGAAAAAGGCCGAAGAAGCTGCCAAGGCAGCCAAACCTGAAGCGGGCAAAGCCGAAGCTGAAACCGCAGAGGGTTCTGAGGCGGCTGCAACCGAAGCCAAGGCTGATGCCCCGGCCGAGGAGCCAGCAGCACCGGCAGAAGCAAAGGCAGAACCGGCAGAGGTCGCTGCGGATGCGTCTGCCGAAGCAACTTCGGAAACGCCGGCGGTTGAAACCGATGCCGATGGTGACGAGCTGGTCGAAGTCAAATACTTCGTCCGTGTTGATCGTCGCAAACGCGGTGGCGGACAAAACCGTGGTGGTCAGCGCGGACCGCGTCAGGAAGCCCGTGGTGGCGGCAAAGGTGGCCCGAAAGGCAAGGGTGGCAATCGTCCGAACCAGGGCGGCAAAGGTGGCCGCGGTGGCAAACCGGGCGGTGGCCGCAATCAGGCGCCGGAAAAAGCCAACCAGATCAATGAAGACTCGCCGTTTGCCAAGCTTAAGGAAATGCTTGAAGCCAAGGGCTGA
- the soxR gene encoding redox-sensitive transcriptional activator SoxR encodes MAEKGVLQRYLSVGEVASRCGIAVSAVHFYERKGLISSIRTDGNQRRFHRGVLRKLAIIKVAQKTGIPLSEIGAALDKLPPNTVPTIKDWEKLSSQWRDDLNERIEQLTRLRDQLGKCIGCGCLSISACPLYNPGDTLGADGPGARLLELKEE; translated from the coding sequence ATGGCAGAAAAAGGCGTGTTGCAGCGCTATCTGAGCGTCGGAGAAGTCGCAAGTCGTTGCGGTATTGCCGTATCGGCGGTGCATTTTTATGAACGCAAAGGTTTGATCAGCTCGATCCGCACCGATGGCAACCAGCGCCGTTTTCACCGCGGCGTGTTGCGCAAGCTCGCCATTATCAAGGTCGCGCAGAAAACCGGTATCCCGCTGTCGGAAATCGGGGCGGCGCTCGATAAACTGCCCCCCAATACCGTGCCGACCATCAAAGACTGGGAAAAGCTTTCATCGCAATGGCGCGATGATTTGAATGAACGCATCGAGCAATTGACCCGTTTGCGCGATCAGCTGGGCAAATGCATCGGTTGTGGTTGCCTGTCGATTTCTGCATGCCCGCTATACAACCCCGGAGACACGCTTGGGGCCGATGGCCCGGGGGCAAGATTGCTTGAACTCAAGGAAGAATAG
- a CDS encoding RNA-binding S4 domain-containing protein: MKEQAEKLRIDKWLWHARFYKTRSLASKACQAGHIVLNGQSVSKASVTVVAGDRLQFFQGPHLRVVEVVALGERRGPAPEAQALYADHSPPRTPKKEVASDIRTAPLAERDAGAGRPTKAERRALDRLRGDGSNE, encoded by the coding sequence GTGAAGGAACAGGCAGAGAAGCTTCGTATTGATAAATGGCTTTGGCATGCGCGGTTTTACAAAACCAGATCGCTTGCCAGCAAGGCATGCCAAGCCGGGCATATTGTTCTGAATGGTCAGTCGGTTTCCAAAGCCAGCGTCACGGTGGTTGCCGGTGATCGCCTGCAGTTTTTTCAGGGGCCGCACCTGCGCGTGGTCGAGGTTGTCGCCCTTGGTGAACGACGCGGCCCAGCGCCCGAAGCCCAGGCGCTTTATGCCGATCATTCCCCGCCGCGAACACCCAAAAAGGAAGTTGCGTCGGATATCCGTACCGCACCCTTGGCCGAACGCGACGCGGGGGCGGGGCGTCCGACAAAGGCCGAGCGACGGGCACTGGATCGGTTGCGCGGTGATGGCAGTAATGAATAG
- the htpG gene encoding molecular chaperone HtpG has product MTEEKMRFEAEVSRLLDIVVHSLYSNKDIFLRELISNASDACDKLRYEAIAKPDLLAGDADFKVRLLTDNVRNVLTIADNGIGMNKEDLVENLGTIANSGTAKFLDAVSKSDNAKDVDLIGQFGVGFYSAFMVANKVEVVSRKAGDDQAWKWSSDGKGEYTIAEAEMEGRGTQITLHLTDDNKEFTDEHRLRHIVKTYSDHIGIPVVLMKGDGDETLNEASALWTRPKSEITEEQYKEFYKHTSHAFDDPWKTIHYQAEGAIEYTGLLYLPTMRPFDLYDPQRTGHLKLYVRKVFITEGANELLPPWLRFVSGVVDSQDLPLNVSREMLQDHPLLTKIKNGLTKKVLSELETAAKKDTEGYETFWENFGSVVKEGLYEDQTNRDRILKLARFRSTHGDGWTTLADYVERMKDGQKAIYYISGEDIDALKRSPQLEGFAAKGIEVLLLTDPVDEFWMPSVGQFDGKDFKSVTRGGADLNDIKSDDKDDAKDEKKDDAANEASVSALIAAIKVALGSGVKDVRESDRLTSSACCLIADEMGMDLRMERLMKQHNRVDEISPRILEINPKHSLIKKLSDIATKDAKAPILHDAALLLLDQARILEGEALPDPVSFARRLDTVMEKGL; this is encoded by the coding sequence ATGACGGAAGAAAAAATGCGGTTCGAGGCTGAGGTTAGCCGACTGCTCGATATCGTTGTCCACTCGCTTTATTCCAACAAGGACATCTTCCTGCGCGAGCTGATCTCCAACGCCTCGGATGCGTGCGATAAGCTGCGCTATGAAGCGATTGCCAAACCGGATTTGCTCGCTGGCGATGCCGATTTCAAGGTGCGCCTTCTGACAGATAATGTCCGCAATGTTCTGACGATTGCCGATAACGGGATCGGGATGAACAAGGAAGATCTGGTCGAAAACCTGGGCACCATTGCCAATTCCGGCACCGCGAAGTTCCTTGATGCCGTTTCGAAATCCGACAACGCCAAGGATGTCGACCTGATCGGTCAATTCGGGGTCGGTTTTTATTCCGCCTTTATGGTCGCCAACAAGGTCGAAGTCGTCAGTCGCAAGGCCGGCGATGATCAGGCATGGAAATGGTCATCTGACGGCAAGGGCGAATACACCATTGCCGAGGCCGAAATGGAAGGCCGCGGCACCCAGATCACCCTGCATCTGACCGACGACAACAAGGAATTCACAGACGAACATCGTCTGCGTCATATCGTCAAAACCTATTCCGACCATATCGGCATTCCGGTGGTCCTGATGAAGGGCGACGGTGATGAAACGCTCAATGAGGCCTCCGCTCTCTGGACCCGCCCGAAAAGCGAGATCACCGAAGAACAATACAAGGAATTCTACAAGCACACCTCGCACGCCTTTGATGATCCGTGGAAAACCATCCACTATCAGGCCGAAGGTGCGATTGAATATACCGGGCTGCTTTACCTGCCGACCATGCGCCCGTTCGATCTCTATGATCCGCAGCGCACAGGCCATCTGAAGCTTTATGTCCGCAAGGTCTTCATTACCGAAGGTGCCAACGAATTGCTGCCGCCGTGGCTGCGTTTCGTATCCGGTGTGGTCGACAGTCAGGACCTGCCGCTTAACGTCTCGCGCGAGATGTTGCAGGACCATCCGCTTCTGACCAAGATCAAGAATGGCCTAACCAAAAAGGTCCTGTCCGAACTTGAGACCGCGGCCAAGAAAGATACTGAGGGTTACGAAACCTTCTGGGAAAACTTTGGCTCGGTCGTCAAGGAAGGCTTGTACGAAGATCAGACCAACCGTGATCGTATCCTCAAACTCGCCCGGTTCCGCTCGACCCATGGCGATGGCTGGACCACACTTGCCGACTATGTCGAACGGATGAAGGACGGCCAGAAGGCGATCTATTATATCAGTGGCGAGGATATCGACGCCCTTAAACGCAGCCCGCAACTTGAAGGCTTTGCCGCCAAGGGGATCGAAGTCCTGCTTCTGACCGATCCGGTTGATGAATTCTGGATGCCGTCTGTCGGCCAGTTTGATGGCAAAGACTTCAAATCTGTCACCCGTGGCGGTGCGGACCTGAACGACATCAAGTCCGATGACAAGGATGATGCCAAGGACGAGAAAAAGGATGATGCCGCAAATGAGGCATCGGTCAGTGCACTGATTGCCGCGATCAAGGTCGCACTTGGCTCCGGGGTCAAGGACGTTCGGGAATCAGATCGCCTGACCAGTTCAGCCTGCTGTCTGATTGCCGATGAAATGGGCATGGATCTGCGCATGGAACGCCTGATGAAACAGCACAACCGTGTTGATGAAATCAGCCCGCGTATCCTTGAAATCAATCCAAAGCACAGCCTCATCAAAAAGCTGTCTGACATTGCGACCAAGGATGCCAAGGCCCCGATCCTTCATGACGCTGCCCTGCTGTTGCTTGATCAGGCCCGCATCCTCGAAGGCGAAGCCCTGCCCGATCCGGTCAGCTTTGCCCGTCGCCTTGATACCGTTATGGAAAAGGGACTTTAA
- a CDS encoding peptidase domain-containing ABC transporter, whose amino-acid sequence MRRRSRLNIGTLSHLRTGRFALLITALVINLLTLALPITLLQVYDRVLPHSSIPTLTLLIFGVLGALVLEAILRLGRAYISSLSAAKFEHYSSQQAVGHLLSASLTDYGKTAPGLHLQRLNSLNMLRDFYSGQAIGAVVDLPFIVLFLALIAVIGGQLVLVPLGILLAFFLTAMFLGHQLRGALDDRSQSDERRYNFIIETLTGIHTIKSMAMENLMIRRHDQLQTQCSGDDLRAARSAHTAVNASATFSMLTMVLVASVGSVFVINGTLTVGGLAACTMLSGRSIQPLQRAMTLWTQFQNIRVARQRVNELFEIEEEDQLGAAEMPLLDGKIELRNVAFSHADGKKIFENLDLVVEAGDSIAITGDNGTGKTTLLWLLMGALRPDRGEVLLDGKDPADYTAESTRRQVAYLPQHGVMFKGTILENISGFRKEIGVDRVIEISRRLGLDDIVMRMPEGYDTEVGGQASETLPRGVKQRIAVARALIDYPRIVLFDEANSSLDMAGDNIMTSLMVELKKHCTLVMVSHRPSLIAMANKQYRLIDKHLVPVLRRTNRTAKAAENTGTPAAAGSKA is encoded by the coding sequence ATGAGACGTCGGTCTCGATTGAATATCGGTACATTGTCGCACTTGCGCACCGGCCGTTTCGCACTGTTGATCACAGCATTGGTGATCAACCTGCTGACGCTTGCGCTGCCGATTACCCTTTTGCAGGTCTATGACCGGGTCCTGCCACACAGTTCCATCCCGACGCTGACCCTTTTGATTTTCGGGGTGCTGGGGGCGCTTGTGCTTGAGGCGATCCTGCGTCTTGGCCGGGCGTATATCTCCTCGCTCTCGGCGGCGAAGTTTGAACATTACAGTTCCCAGCAGGCGGTTGGACATTTGCTGTCGGCAAGCTTGACTGACTATGGCAAAACCGCACCGGGTCTTCATCTGCAGCGCCTTAACAGCCTGAATATGCTGCGCGACTTCTATTCCGGGCAGGCAATTGGTGCGGTTGTCGATCTGCCGTTCATTGTTTTGTTCCTGGCCCTGATTGCCGTGATTGGCGGTCAATTGGTGCTTGTGCCGCTTGGTATTCTTCTGGCGTTCTTTTTGACAGCAATGTTTCTGGGCCATCAGTTGCGGGGCGCACTTGATGATCGCAGCCAGTCCGATGAACGGCGCTATAACTTCATCATCGAAACCCTGACGGGCATTCACACCATCAAATCGATGGCGATGGAAAACCTGATGATCCGCCGTCATGATCAGCTCCAGACACAATGTTCGGGTGATGATCTGCGGGCCGCACGTTCGGCCCACACAGCGGTCAATGCCAGCGCGACCTTTTCGATGCTGACCATGGTGCTGGTGGCTTCTGTCGGTAGTGTTTTTGTGATTAACGGGACTTTGACCGTGGGGGGGCTTGCTGCCTGCACGATGTTGTCGGGCCGTTCGATCCAGCCGCTTCAGCGTGCCATGACCCTGTGGACGCAATTCCAGAACATTCGTGTTGCGCGTCAGCGCGTCAACGAGCTGTTTGAAATCGAAGAAGAAGACCAGCTTGGGGCGGCGGAAATGCCGTTGCTTGATGGCAAGATCGAGTTGCGCAATGTCGCGTTTTCCCATGCGGATGGCAAAAAGATCTTCGAAAACCTTGATCTGGTGGTGGAGGCGGGAGATTCCATCGCCATTACCGGCGACAACGGCACCGGCAAAACCACACTTCTGTGGCTTCTGATGGGGGCCTTGCGTCCGGATCGGGGCGAAGTGCTTCTGGATGGCAAGGATCCGGCGGATTACACCGCCGAATCCACCCGTCGTCAGGTTGCCTATTTGCCGCAGCATGGCGTGATGTTCAAGGGCACGATCCTTGAAAACATCAGTGGATTCCGCAAGGAAATCGGCGTCGACCGCGTGATCGAGATTTCGCGGCGTCTGGGGCTTGATGATATCGTCATGCGCATGCCCGAAGGCTATGACACGGAAGTTGGTGGTCAGGCCTCTGAAACACTTCCACGAGGCGTGAAACAGCGCATTGCGGTTGCCCGCGCCCTGATCGATTACCCCCGCATTGTCCTGTTTGACGAAGCCAACAGTTCGCTTGATATGGCGGGCGACAACATCATGACCAGCCTGATGGTGGAGCTTAAAAAGCACTGCACGCTGGTGATGGTGTCGCATCGCCCGTCGCTTATTGCTATGGCCAACAAGCAATATCGCCTGATCGATAAACATCTTGTGCCTGTTCTGCGTCGTACAAACCGAACTGCCAAGGCCGCCGAAAATACCGGCACCCCCGCAGCAGCGGGGTCGAAGGCATGA
- a CDS encoding methyl-accepting chemotaxis protein translates to MLKFSNLKTKTKFMIGVGFPLLCLIGVGLVASNSLHKLTESNRWVNHTYEVLSVADSIVASAVNMETGMRGYLLAGKEEFLDPYKQGQANTYKNIAELQQTVSDNPPQVARLEEAANVLKDWQANITEPYIKMRGEVGNGQTMNDIANIVGEARGKQYFDKFRQIMADFRAEEAKLIDVRKADNAERVSMTNTIIIATISIAVAVGLGLAVLIGNGISGPINRMTAAMAKLAGGDLEVEIIGLDRGDEIGDMAKATQVFKENAQKMEELQKEQVESEKRAAERQKAAMNKMADEFEASVKKVVENVSSAAQQMQTSAGNLSAIAEETNRQSISVAAATEQASTNVESAASATEELSVSINEINQQIDGASELAQSASLEADKTNDTMVSLQESVEQIGNVASLIEDIASQTNLLALNATIEAARAGAAGKGFAVVANEVKNLASQTAKATQEISNQISEMQSRADVSINAVQTIREMVRQISDRASTVAVSAREQTIATNEISRNVQEAAHGTTQVSASISDVTQASNETGSMSTQVLSAANELGAQAKTLSQEVDQFIKRIRNSA, encoded by the coding sequence ATGCTTAAGTTCTCTAACCTTAAAACCAAAACCAAGTTTATGATCGGGGTTGGTTTCCCTCTTCTGTGCCTTATCGGCGTTGGTCTGGTGGCTTCAAACAGTCTCCACAAACTGACGGAGTCGAACCGTTGGGTAAACCACACATACGAGGTTCTCTCGGTTGCTGATTCTATAGTTGCCTCGGCAGTCAATATGGAAACCGGCATGCGTGGCTATTTGCTGGCCGGGAAAGAAGAGTTTCTCGATCCCTACAAGCAGGGCCAGGCGAATACTTATAAAAACATCGCAGAACTGCAGCAGACCGTAAGTGACAACCCGCCACAGGTCGCGCGTCTCGAAGAGGCAGCCAACGTCCTTAAGGATTGGCAGGCCAATATCACCGAGCCCTACATCAAGATGCGTGGTGAAGTGGGCAACGGGCAAACAATGAATGACATAGCCAACATTGTTGGTGAAGCACGCGGAAAGCAGTATTTCGACAAGTTCCGCCAGATCATGGCTGACTTCAGAGCAGAAGAAGCCAAGCTGATCGACGTGCGCAAGGCTGACAATGCCGAACGCGTCAGCATGACGAACACGATCATCATCGCCACCATCTCGATTGCCGTTGCTGTCGGGCTCGGTCTGGCGGTTCTGATCGGGAATGGCATTTCCGGGCCGATCAATCGCATGACGGCCGCAATGGCAAAACTTGCAGGTGGCGATCTTGAGGTTGAGATTATTGGCCTTGATCGTGGCGATGAAATTGGCGACATGGCAAAAGCCACCCAGGTCTTCAAAGAAAACGCCCAGAAAATGGAAGAGCTGCAGAAAGAACAAGTCGAAAGCGAAAAACGCGCCGCAGAACGGCAAAAGGCTGCCATGAACAAGATGGCCGACGAGTTCGAGGCATCTGTTAAGAAAGTTGTTGAGAACGTATCAAGCGCTGCCCAGCAGATGCAAACCAGTGCCGGCAACCTGTCTGCGATCGCCGAGGAAACAAACCGTCAGTCGATTTCGGTTGCTGCCGCAACCGAACAGGCAAGCACCAACGTTGAGTCGGCCGCGTCCGCAACCGAAGAACTTTCGGTGTCGATCAACGAGATCAATCAGCAGATTGATGGTGCGTCCGAACTGGCCCAGAGCGCATCGCTTGAAGCAGACAAAACGAACGACACGATGGTTTCGTTGCAAGAAAGTGTCGAGCAGATCGGAAATGTTGCCTCTTTGATCGAGGACATTGCCTCGCAGACCAACCTTCTGGCGCTTAATGCCACCATCGAGGCCGCACGTGCCGGTGCCGCGGGCAAGGGATTTGCCGTTGTTGCAAACGAGGTTAAAAACCTTGCATCCCAAACGGCCAAGGCAACCCAGGAAATCTCGAACCAGATTTCCGAAATGCAAAGCCGTGCGGATGTGTCGATCAACGCAGTACAAACCATCCGCGAAATGGTCCGCCAGATCAGCGACCGGGCATCGACCGTGGCGGTATCTGCGCGTGAACAGACGATTGCGACCAATGAAATTTCGCGCAACGTCCAGGAAGCTGCGCACGGAACCACCCAGGTTTCCGCAAGCATCAGCGATGTGACCCAGGCGTCTAACGAAACCGGCTCGATGTCGACACAGGTATTGTCGGCGGCCAATGAGTTGGGCGCACAGGCCAAAACCCTGAGCCAGGAAGTTGACCAGTTCATCAAGCGGATCCGTAATTCCGCCTAA
- a CDS encoding HPF/RaiA family ribosome-associated protein: MKVPVQITYRDVDQSDALDERIRFKVQKLEETFDRMTSCHVVVERPQASHNHGNRFAVHFGINVPGKEIMVKRDSADHAHEDVYIALKNSFQAARRQLKEYADKMRNH; the protein is encoded by the coding sequence ATGAAGGTTCCCGTTCAAATCACCTACCGTGATGTTGATCAGTCTGATGCGCTGGACGAGCGCATTCGTTTCAAGGTGCAAAAACTGGAAGAAACCTTCGATCGCATGACCAGTTGTCATGTTGTAGTGGAACGCCCGCAGGCATCTCATAACCATGGAAACCGTTTTGCCGTGCATTTCGGCATCAATGTGCCGGGCAAGGAAATCATGGTGAAGCGCGATAGTGCTGATCATGCCCATGAGGATGTCTATATCGCGCTGAAAAACAGTTTTCAGGCCGCACGTCGGCAGCTCAAGGAATATGCCGACAAGATGCGCAACCACTAA
- a CDS encoding NADPH-dependent FMN reductase, which yields MKETFNIAVIFGSAREGRFCDTVGTWVVETLKSDHELSVDTIDPAVLNLPAAHVGADHPAVAHLHTALTEADGFVVVTPEYNHSFTGELKLLIDAAKQQWKRKPVGFVSYGGMSGGLRAVEQLRLVFAELHAVTLRDVISFAQAWDKFDDTGRPIDLEGTNNALRHMMTDFKWWAGALRDARYPQSKHHLLEAIA from the coding sequence GTGAAGGAGACATTTAATATCGCCGTCATCTTTGGCAGTGCGCGCGAAGGTCGCTTTTGCGATACGGTCGGGACCTGGGTCGTTGAAACCCTAAAATCGGATCACGAGCTTTCTGTTGATACGATTGATCCCGCTGTTTTGAACCTGCCCGCGGCCCATGTTGGTGCTGATCACCCTGCGGTCGCGCACCTTCATACTGCCTTAACTGAGGCCGATGGTTTCGTCGTCGTTACACCGGAATACAATCACAGCTTTACCGGCGAGCTAAAGCTTCTGATCGATGCCGCCAAGCAACAATGGAAACGCAAACCCGTCGGGTTTGTATCCTATGGCGGAATGTCAGGTGGCCTGCGCGCCGTTGAACAATTGCGTCTTGTCTTTGCCGAATTGCATGCGGTGACCCTGCGCGATGTCATAAGCTTTGCCCAAGCCTGGGACAAATTCGATGATACCGGTCGGCCAATAGACCTCGAAGGCACGAATAACGCCCTTCGTCACATGATGACCGATTTCAAATGGTGGGCTGGCGCACTTCGCGATGCGCGTTACCCGCAAAGCAAACACCATCTTCTTGAGGCGATTGCATAA